CGACCCGGGACAAGGCAGATCAGCGGTTTTTCCATTTCACCGGGGGTTGTTTCTCAACAAACGCCCGAATGCCGTTTTGTGCATCCTCGGCCATGCAGTTCATGACAATGGTGTGCTTGGCAAAATCAAGCGCCTTGTCATCTTCCTGATCCACCTGGGAATAAAAGCCCTGTTTGCCGATGCTTAAAGTAAACCGGCTTGCTTCTGCAATTTGGGCCGCCAGCTTTTCCGTTTCCTGAGCAA
The nucleotide sequence above comes from Desulfosalsimonas propionicica. Encoded proteins:
- a CDS encoding enoyl-CoA hydratase-related protein, with the protein product FATPGVKIGLFCTTPAVAVSRAIGRKAAMEMLLTGRSFPAEEAKQLGLVNRVVPLSQLAQETEKLAAQIAEASRFTLSIGKQGFYSQVDQEDDKALDFAKHTIVMNCMAEDAQNGIRAFVEKQPPVKWKNR